In Candidatus Edwardsbacteria bacterium, one genomic interval encodes:
- the msrA gene encoding peptide-methionine (S)-S-oxide reductase MsrA: protein TEVGYTGGHTKDPTYKQVCTDTTGHAEAIRITYDPAVISYDDLLKVFWENHNPTTPNRQGPDVGSQYRSAIFYTTPEQQKTAIASREKLDRSHKYSKPIVTEITQAGEFYRAEDYHQQYYQKKGGGSCKF from the coding sequence CACCGAGGTTGGCTATACCGGCGGCCACACCAAGGATCCCACCTACAAGCAGGTCTGCACCGACACCACCGGCCACGCCGAGGCCATCCGTATAACCTACGACCCGGCGGTCATCAGCTACGACGATCTTTTAAAGGTCTTCTGGGAGAACCACAACCCGACAACGCCCAACCGCCAGGGCCCGGACGTAGGCTCGCAGTACCGCTCGGCTATTTTTTATACCACGCCGGAACAGCAGAAGACAGCCATAGCCTCCAGGGAAAAGCTGGACAGGTCGCACAAATATTCCAAGCCGATAGTAACCGAGATCACCCAGGCCGGCGAATTCTACCGGGCCGAGGATTACCACCAGCAGTATTACCAGAAGAAGGGCGGCGGCAGTTGTAAGTTTTAA